From the genome of Bactrocera oleae isolate idBacOlea1 chromosome 2, idBacOlea1, whole genome shotgun sequence, one region includes:
- the LOC138858905 gene encoding LOW QUALITY PROTEIN: stalled ribosome sensor GCN1-like (The sequence of the model RefSeq protein was modified relative to this genomic sequence to represent the inferred CDS: deleted 1 base in 1 codon) — translation MSMLKAAFAGNPKAVSLHFDKLLMQLLKLLTCPIAAESLEKLYFKFREACFEDSFDLGRDIAVMTVRLENPRIDLPNEWITNDMNEIIESILLNIHKLLIYRHTDEHKNTSNTLFSAPSFTTYTFEFLKRAFATNFVVNSEELLLIGIQLIESHAQIRGFTVFGEVTDYNHPKYMPRLEMSKLLLNFINMYQGRVQTQTVGGLLEVANLSSGEDYCAYATNDEIEIFLNSLESSKESVREVSLRVLKIIKKVILFKNEMHQNLISRLKLRLWIAKCDTSGENRILASDLWESAKFVPPELDDVLLLVTHKELCIQKAASASLVQLLSTNHEQVKYTAKSLLDIYREKLTMIPPKLDQFDREIFPAIDQWEPRRGIAISISQVSKFFDVDDVNEIMQFMVAQGFRDRNETVHKEMLASALCIVDCHGQETIVNLLPVFEDFLDKAPKSQTFDNVRQAVVILMGSLARHLEADDIRIEPIVRRLISALSTPSQQVQEAVANCLPHLVSSVKDKAPEIIKKLLQQLIKSDKYGERRGAAYGIAGIVKGLGILSLKQFDIMSKLTTFIQEKKNYKSREGALFAFEVLCTTLGRLFEPYIVHVLPHLLQCFGDSSQYVRQAADDTAKVVMGKLSAHGVKLVLPSLLNALDEDSWRTKTASVELLGAMAFCAPKQLSSCLPNIVPKLIEVLGDSHTKVQEASADALKVIGSVIKNPEIQAIVPILLTALEDPSKNTSNCLHSLLQTKFVHFIDAPSLALIMPVVERAFMDRSTETRKMAAQIIGNMYSLTDQKDLVPYLPNIIPGLKMSLLDPVPEVRAISARALGAMVRGIGESSFEDLLPWLMQTLTSESSSVDRSGAAQGLAEVVGGLGVQKLHQLMPDIITTAERTDIAPHVKDGYIMMFIYMPGPFPKDFTPYIGQIINPILKALADENEYVRDTALKAGQRIVNLYAESAVMLLLPELEKGLFDDNWRIRFSSVQLLGDLLYRISGVSGKMTTETASEDDNFGTEQSHTAIIRFLGEERRNRVLSGLYMGRSDVSLMVRQASLHVWKVVVTNTPRTLREILPTLFSLLLGCLASTSYDRIDLVRKLGERVLPEIIPILEKGLNSEHPDQRQGVCIGLSEIMTSTSKEMVLSFVNSLVPTVRRALSDPLPEVRGAAAKTFESLHSTVGSRALDDILPSMLEGLNDPDPTVAEYTLDGLRQVMTIKSRVVLPYLVPQLTSTPVNTKALSILVSVAGDALTKYLPKILDALLHALSDAQGTAYEYQELDYCQAVILSVTDEIGVRTIVDTLMMSAKSDCINIRKSASSLLCVFCTHSPGDYSQYVPQLLRSLLRLMADSNRDILQNSWDALNSVVKTLDSTQQISLVCDVRQAVRFASSEIKGSELPGFCLPKGITPLLPVFREAILNGMPDVKENAAEGLGEIISLTSAQSLQPSVVQITGPLIRILGDRFNAGVKAAVLETLAILLKKVGVMLKQFLPQLQTTFLKALHDSNRSVRMKAGQAISELVIIHSRPDSIFNEIHNGIKSNDDPSMRETMLAAIRLSINLAGEKMSECLKLQLSATLLNMIGHSEEISRSASAGCLGALLKYLSIQQVDDLLELHIFVAGNGDVLLKHGRTAALFVALKESPAIITSKYESKLIEFITSSISSDKINIASSGVRAMTCLLHYYMSNDIMCSPIIVSCFTRAMNHKSNAIKQIVAKSCNYLAKTLAIDKMSPDVIKQLVPMLVNGTKEKNGYVKSNSEIALVSILHLRDNDTTFSYVCQLLEVGARDSLNEVVNKVLRKVAVQAIGKDEEFDDTILN, via the exons ATGTCTATGTTAAAGGCGGCATTCGCAGGAAATCCTAAAGCAGTTTCATTACATTTTGATAAGTTATTAATGCAATTATTAAAGTTACTTACATGTCCAATCGCAGCTGAATCGTTggaaaaactttatttcaaatttcgagAAGCATGCTTTGAAGATAGCTTTGACTTGGGTAGAGATATTGCTGTAATGACCGTACGATTAGAAAACCCACGGATAGATTTGCCAAATGAATGGATAACAAACGATATGAACGAGATCATTGAAAGTATTTTACTCAACATCCATAAACTCTTAATATACCGTCATACTGatgaacataaaaatacatcaaACACTCTATTTAGCGCACCgtcctttaca acatatacattcgagTTTTTAAAACGAGCGTTTGCGACAAATTTCGTAGTGAACAGCGAAGAATTGTTGTTGATTGGTATTCAATTGATTGAAAGTCATGCTCAAATTAGAGGCTTTACGGTGTTTGGTGAAGTGACAGACTACAACCACCCTAAGTACATGCCTCGTTTAGAAATGTCGAAATTACtactcaattttataaatatgtaccaaGGCAGAGTTCAAACACAAACCGTAGGTGGACTTTTGGAAGTGGCAAACTTAAGTTCTGGGGAAGACTACTGTGCATATGCTACTAACGATGAGAtagagatatttttaaattcgttgGAAAGCAGCAAAGAGTCAGTAAGAGAAGTTTCATTGAGGGttctgaaaattattaaaaaagttattttgtttaaaaatgaaatgcaccaaaatttaatttctcgtTTAAAACTTCGATTGTGGATTGCTAAATGTGACACTTCGGGTGAAAATCGCATATTAGCTTCAGATTTGTGGGAATCGGCTAAATTTGTACCACCTGAATTAGATGATGTACTTTTGCTTGTCACACATAAGGAGCTTTGTATACAAAAAGCTGCTTCTGCTTCTCTTGTGCAATTACTTTCCACTAATCATGAACAGGTAAAATATACAGCAAAATCTTTACTCGATATATACAGAGAAAAATTGACCATGATTCCTCCTAAATTGGATCAATTCGATCGAGAAATTTTTCCTGCTATAGATCAATGGGAGCCTCGAAGAGGAATTGCCATATCAATATCACaggtttccaaattttttgatgTTGACGACGTTAATGAAATTATGCAATTTATGGTAGCACAAGGATTTAGAGATCGTAATGAAACTGTCCATAAAGAAATGCTTGCATCTGCTCTTTGTATAGTGGATTGTCATGGACAAGAAACTATAGTCAACTTGTTACCAGTTTTCGAAGACTTTTTAGACAAAGCACCGAAATCACAAACCTTCGATAACGTTAGACAAGCTGTGGTCATTTTAATGGGATCATTAGCTCGACACTTAGAAGCTGATGATATTCGAATTGAACCTATAGTGCGAAGGCTAATTTCAGCTCTGTCAACACCTTCTCAGCAAGTACAAGAAGCCGTGGCTAATTGCTTACCACATTTAGTTTCATCGGTGAAAGATAAAGCTCctgaaattataaagaaattattgcaACAACTAATAAAATCTGATAAGTATGGAGAGCGGAGGGGTGCAGCTTATGGAATTGCGGGCATTGTGAAAGGCTTGGGAATTTTGTCATTGAAACAATTCGatataatgtcaaaattaacgACATTTAtacaagagaaaaaaaattataaatcacgGGAAGGTgcactttttgcttttgaagTATTATGTACAACCCTTGGACGTTTATTTGAGCCTTACATTGTTCATGTACTACCTCATCTATTGCAATGCTTTGGAGACTCGTCTCAATACGTTAGGCAAGCAGCTGATGATACGGCAAAAGTAGTTATGGGTAAACTTTCGGCACATGGAGTTAAACTTGTTCTTCCATCGTTACTTAATGCTTTAGATGAAGATTCCTGGCGAACGAAGACAGCTTCGGTTGAACTTCTCGGAGCTATGGCATTTTGTGCACCCAAACAATTGTCATCATGTTTACCTAACATAGTTCCAAAACTAATCGAAGTACTTGGTGACTCGCATACTAAAGTGCAGGAAGCTAGTGCTGACGCACTCAAAGTAATAGGATCCGTAATAAAAAATCCCGAAATTCAAGCTATCGTTCCTATATTATTGACAGCTTTAGAAGATCCatcaaaaaatacttcaaattgTTTGCACAGTTtacttcaaacaaaatttgtacaTTTTATAGATGCACCATCTTTGGCCCTAATAATGCCTGTGGTTGAGAGAGCATTCATGGATAGATCTACCGAGACTCGAAAAATGGCAGCTCAAATCATAGGTAATATGTACTCTCTTACCGATCAAAAGGATTTAGTGCCATATTTGCCTAATATAATTCCTGGTCTAAAGATGTCTCTTCTTGACCCCGTGCCGGAGGTTAGAGCCATCTCTGCGAGAGCATTAGGAGCTATGGTTCGTGGAATAGGTGAATCTTCATTTGAAGATCTACTACCATGGTTGATGCAAACCTTGACATCAGAATCTAGTAGTGTCGACCGCAGTGGAGCTGCTCAAGGTCTTGCCGAAGTTGTTGGCGGTTTAGGAGTGCAAAAGTTGCATCAATTAATGCCAGATATTATCACAACTGCGGAGAGAACAGATATTGCCCCACATGTGAAAGATGGATATATAatgatgtttatatatatgccaGGGCCTTTCCCTAAAGATTTTACTCCTTATATTGGCCAAATAATTAATCCTATATTAAAAGCATTGGCTGATGAGAATGAGTATGTTCGGGACACGGCATTAAAAGCGGGGCAACGCATAGTGAATTTGTACGCCGAATCAGCAGTGATGCTTCTTCTTCCTGAACTAGAAAAGGGTTTATTTGATGATAACTGGAGAATACGGTTTAGTTCTGTTCAATTATTAGGAGATTTGCTATACAGAATATCGGGCGTATCTGGAAAAATGACTACAGAAACGGCAAGTGAAGATGATAATTTTGGAACCGAACAGTCACATACTGCCATAATAAGATTTTTAGGCGAAGAAAGGCGAAATAGAGTTCTTTCAGGCCTTTATATGGGTCGGAGTGATGTATCACTGATGGTACGACAAGCGTCACTACATGTTTGGAAAGTCGTAGTAACAAACACACCACGCACACTAAGGGAAATCTTACCTACATTATTTAGTTTACTATTAGGATGTTTGGCAAGCACCAGCTATGATAGGATAGATTTGGTGAGAAAATTGGGAGAGAGAGTACTTCCCGAAATAATACCAATATTAGAGAAGGGACTTAATTCGGAACATCCAGATCAACGTCAAGGAGTTTGCATTGGCCTATCGGAAATAATGACCTCAACTTCTAAAGAAATGGTATTGTCGTTCGTTAACAGTCTAGTTCCAACAGTAAGAAGAGCTTTATCGGATCCTTTGCCTGAGGTGAGAGGAGCCGCGGCAAAAACTTTTGAATCTTTACATTCAACTGTTGGCTCACGTGCTTTAGACGATATTTTACCTTCAATGCTTGAGGGGTTGAATGACCCTGATCCAACTGTTGCAGAATATACATTAGATGGCCTTCGCCAAGTGATGACAATTAAATCTCGAGTGGTATTGCCATATCTTGTTCCCCAATTAACATCAACTCCAGTAAATACAAAAGCCCTTTCCATATTAGTTTCCGTGGCAGGGGATGCATTAACAAAGTACCTTCCAAAAATTCTGGATGCTTTGCTACATGCACTTTCCGATGCACAAGGAACTGCCTATGAGTACCAAGAATTAGATTATTGTCAAGCAGTAATACTGTCAGTTACAGACGAAATCGGTGTTCGGACAATTGTCGACACTCTAATGATGTCAGCAAAATCTGattgcataaatataagaaagtcgGCGTCAAGTTTACTTTGTGTATTCTGTACTCACTCTCCAGGTGATTATTCCCAATATGTTCCACAATTGTTACGCAGTTTATTACGCCTAATGGCTGATTCCAATCGcgacattttacaaaattcatgGGATGCGTTAAACTCAGTTGTGAAAACTTTAGATTCAACCCAACAAATTTCTCTAGTGTGTGACGTTAGACAAGCCGTTCGGTTTGCTTCGAGCGAAATTAAAGGTTCCGAGCTGCCGGGCTTTTGCCTTCCGAAAGGAATTACGCCTCTACTTCCCGTCTTTCGGGAAGCAATTTTGAATGGAATGCCAGATGTTAAAGAAAATGCAGCCGAAGGGTTAGGTGAAATTATTTCTCTAACCAGTGCTCAGTCTTTACAGCCATCTGTTGTTCAAATAACTGGACCGTTAATTCGAATTCTAGGAGATCGTTTTAATGCAGGTGTCAAGGCAGCTGTACTGGAAACATTagctattttattgaaaaaagttggaGTCATGTTGAAACAATTTTTACCGCAGTTACAAACAACATTTCTGAAGGCTTTACACGACTCGAACAGAAGTGTTCGCATGAAAGCTGGGCAAGCAATATCTGAATTGGTTATCATACATTCACGGCCTGattcaatatttaatgaaattcacaATGGGATAAAATCTAATGACGACCCGTCCATGCGAGAAACTATGTTAGCGGCAATACGTTTAAGTATTAATTTAGCTGGAGAAAAAATGTCTGAATGTTTAAAGCTACAATTAAGCGCTACTCTACTAAATATGATAGGACATTCAGAAGAAATTAGTCGATCTGCTTCTGCAGGTTGTTTAGGagcacttttgaaatatttatcgaTTCAACAAGTTGATGATTTATTAGAGCTTCATATCTTCGTTGCTGGAAATGGTGACGTATTATTAAAACACGGACGAACCGCAGCCCTGTTTGTGGCATTGAAAGAGAGTCCTGCAATTATTACTTCGAAATATGAATCCAAGTTGATAGAATTTATCACTTCTAGTATTTCAtcagacaaaataaatattgcaagcaGTGGTGTTCGCGCAATGACGTGTTTATTGCACTATTATATGTCGAATGATATTATGTGCTCTCCAATAATAGTTTCATGCTTTACAAGGGCTATGAATCACAAAAGCAACGCAATAAAACAGATTGTTGCTAAAAGCTGTAATTACTTGGCAAAAACGTTAGCTATTGATAAGATGAGCCCAGATGTTATTAAACAGCTCGTACCAATGCTAGTTAACGGTaccaaagaaaaaaatggttatgtaaagtctaatTCTGAGATAGCTTTAGTTTCAATTTTGCATCTCCGTGATAACGATACTACTTTTAGCTATGTTTGTCAACTTTTAGAAGTTGGCGCGAGGGATTCCTTAAATGAAGTTGTAAACAAAGTTTTGCGTAAAGTTGCTGTCCAAGCTATTGGTAAAGACGAAGAATTTGATGACACAATATTGAATTGA